In the Streptomyces sp. V4I8 genome, TCCACCATGTCCGGGTGCAGGTGCCAGCACGACACCGCCCACTGGTCGTAACCCAGCATTTCCTGGAACGAGCGCGGGTACCGCACTCGGAAGGTGCCCATCGTCCAGTCCAGCAGGATCTCCCAGGCGTGTGCCTGTTGCTGGGGGTTCATGGCCAGCCAGTTCCAGACCGCGACCTTCGGAGCGTCCGGCTTCTCCGTCAGCTTCTTCACGGTCAGGGCCAGGTCAGCCACGGCGTCCGGGAGGTTGAAGCCCTCCAGGGATTCCAGCCGCTCGTTGACGCCGTCCAGCCGTTCGTTCAGATCCCGGGTTCGCTGCCACACGGCCACCACGTCGCGAGGCGGATCGACAGGCCCACGGCTCCGCTCGCTCATCCGGTGTACCTCCACCGCTCGCCCTCAGCTGCCGGGGAGTCCGACTGTCCGGGGACGACCGGGGACGCCGGCGGGGCGTCTGTCTCTGCGGGCTGGCTCGGGAACACAGGTGTTGTGGCGGGCATCTGGGGAGGCAGGACCGGGCCGGTGACCTGCACGCCCTTCTTCTTCAGCTTGATCTCTTCCTTCTCCCGGGCCTTTGCCTGTTTGGCCAGGGCCTTGACGTCCGGCCGCTCCCACACCGGGACGAAGCGGTATCGGATCGGCGGAAGATGCCGGTAGAAGATGAGGCCCGTACCCTCCCGCATCTGCCGGATAGCTTCCGGTGGCATCACCCGGACCCGCCGCACGCTGACACTCCTGGACGTCTTGTCCTCGTCCGAGGTTGATGAGGAGGCGATCTCCTCGTCTCGCTCCCCGCACAGCTGTGACAGTTCGTCCAGGTCTTCGGGCAGTGACAGACCGCCCAGGACCACCCTGGTCGCGTTGTTCATGATGGTTTGCGCTCCGTTCCGGCCCCACCTCTCGCGCAGCTGGGACGGGGACTGTACGGAGATCAGCATCTGAATGTTTCGGCCGCCCGCGTCCGCCGACCACAGGTGCAGTGGGAGCGGGCAGATCACGGCCGCCTCGTCCAGGACCATCCGCAGGTACGGGTCCAGGCGCCCGCCCGGAGAGTTGTCCGCCAGGAGGTAGGCCGCATCGTAGATCTCGCCCACCAGGGCCGAGAACAGCGGGCTGACCGAGCCGTACCGCATGTCCCGGCCCATCACGTACAGGGTCCCCCGCGAGCGCAGGAAGTCCTGCACATCGAACTTCTGCTCACCGGGGCGGGGGCTGACGATCTCGACAACCTCGGGGTGCGAGAGGAATTGGAAAGACCTGACGAGGGTCAGGTACACGCTGTCCCGGGTCTTCTCCGGCGCCCTCAACATCTGGTCGAGCAGCTGCGCCCAGCCCGCCGGCACACGGTCGTGGTGCGCCTGCAGGATCTCCAGCGGCTCCCGGTCGGTCGGGTTGGTCACCCAGCTCCGCACCGTCATGAGGTCACCGCCCTTGAGAGCGGCCGCCATCAAGTAGGAGGACAACACGGTGAAGCTGTGGCCCTCCCAGAAGGACGCGTTCTCCATGTCCTCCCCGGAGGCCGAGGCCGACAGGATGTAGCCCGCGCGCCGGATCGCCGCCGAGGCTTCCTCGCAGCCCTCTACGAGGTTCCAGCGTAGTGTGTTGGGCACACCGCTGACCCCAGCGTTGAAGACCCAGATGGGGCGGTTGTGCTCGCGCCTCAGTTCGTGGGTGTGTCCGTACAGGTCGCCACGGGTTGAGGTGACGATGCAGCTGCCGACCGCGTCGATCACCGCGTTGCCCAGCTGGGCACTCTTGCCCGAGCGCGGCGGGGCGTACATCAGCACCAGGTCCTCGCACGCGATGAACAGGCCCCGCTTGTAGAGGAGATCTGTCCCCAGGTGCAGACCGAGGTCGTGGGCCCTGATCGAGCGGCTCTTGAGCCCAGCCAGAGACGGACGCAGAACCTGAGCCCGGTTCCTCAATCCGGGCTCGGACAGCCATTTCCTCAGTTCCCTGGGGGTGGCGAACCCGACTCGCTCCGAAGGGTTCACCAACCCGGACGCGCTCAAGTCAACCTTGCGCTTCAGGGCAACGAGTCCCAGGCCCGAGGCGACTGCTGCAGTGCCGATGAAACCCGGCAGACCACCCAGCGGCCAGTTCAAGGCCACCGAGTTGACGAGGTCGAGGAGCGACGGACCGCCGCTCTCGGCAGCC is a window encoding:
- a CDS encoding type IV secretory system conjugative DNA transfer family protein gives rise to the protein MSRKEETKAPHVTELPGSLEPRWAHRLLAAHKPAGLIAGKPRGATGTSYAAAGLPVVAVSAAAAESGGPSLLDLVNSVALNWPLGGLPGFIGTAAVASGLGLVALKRKVDLSASGLVNPSERVGFATPRELRKWLSEPGLRNRAQVLRPSLAGLKSRSIRAHDLGLHLGTDLLYKRGLFIACEDLVLMYAPPRSGKSAQLGNAVIDAVGSCIVTSTRGDLYGHTHELRREHNRPIWVFNAGVSGVPNTLRWNLVEGCEEASAAIRRAGYILSASASGEDMENASFWEGHSFTVLSSYLMAAALKGGDLMTVRSWVTNPTDREPLEILQAHHDRVPAGWAQLLDQMLRAPEKTRDSVYLTLVRSFQFLSHPEVVEIVSPRPGEQKFDVQDFLRSRGTLYVMGRDMRYGSVSPLFSALVGEIYDAAYLLADNSPGGRLDPYLRMVLDEAAVICPLPLHLWSADAGGRNIQMLISVQSPSQLRERWGRNGAQTIMNNATRVVLGGLSLPEDLDELSQLCGERDEEIASSSTSDEDKTSRSVSVRRVRVMPPEAIRQMREGTGLIFYRHLPPIRYRFVPVWERPDVKALAKQAKAREKEEIKLKKKGVQVTGPVLPPQMPATTPVFPSQPAETDAPPASPVVPGQSDSPAAEGERWRYTG